One window of the Arthrobacter sp. D5-1 genome contains the following:
- a CDS encoding MFS transporter, with the protein MTTTFPTAKTRRLPLVTYVLAAGVFLMGTTEFIVAGILPEIASDLGTSVASAGLMITVFAVGMIVGTPTMSILTLKLPRRLTLSLALVVFSVGHVIVALTSDFTLILGARFLTALATGAFWAVAAVVGAKAAGAAAASRALGVVLGGGMLANVVGVPLGAFAGQVIGWRGPFWILACLALVGAVAVYRLVASDLVSGPTPSVRAELASMRDSRVWLVLAGCAMVCGSSLAAYTFISPLLTENTGLAAAAVPLVLMAYGVGAFIGSTLGGHFGAHHPYPALFISAGMTFLVLGALFLFSHYAVVTVVLIFLLGLFGMATNPILIGKAVGYAGHAPTLASALSTSAFNLGTAVGSWMAGFALESALGASGPVLVGAGVAALYFLPLLVLFRKDPRERRPEEDR; encoded by the coding sequence ATGACCACAACCTTTCCCACCGCCAAGACCCGGCGTCTGCCGTTGGTGACCTACGTCCTGGCAGCCGGAGTGTTCCTGATGGGAACCACCGAGTTCATTGTTGCGGGGATACTGCCGGAGATCGCCAGTGACCTAGGCACCTCCGTGGCAAGTGCGGGACTCATGATCACGGTGTTTGCTGTCGGCATGATCGTGGGCACTCCCACGATGTCCATCCTGACCCTCAAGCTGCCACGCCGGCTGACGCTGAGCCTCGCGCTGGTGGTGTTCTCTGTTGGTCACGTCATCGTGGCGCTCACCTCCGATTTCACGCTCATTCTTGGCGCACGTTTCCTGACGGCGTTGGCGACAGGCGCTTTCTGGGCGGTAGCCGCCGTCGTGGGTGCCAAAGCGGCAGGCGCTGCGGCAGCCTCGCGGGCGCTAGGGGTGGTGTTGGGCGGCGGGATGCTTGCCAACGTGGTGGGTGTTCCCCTTGGGGCGTTTGCCGGTCAGGTGATTGGCTGGCGGGGACCGTTCTGGATACTCGCTTGCCTGGCCCTGGTGGGTGCAGTTGCCGTGTACCGGTTGGTTGCCTCGGATCTTGTTTCCGGACCCACCCCGTCGGTGCGTGCTGAGCTGGCGAGTATGCGGGACTCGAGGGTTTGGCTTGTCCTGGCGGGCTGCGCGATGGTGTGCGGATCTTCCTTGGCCGCCTACACCTTCATCTCTCCGCTGCTCACCGAGAACACTGGGCTTGCCGCAGCCGCGGTTCCGCTGGTGCTGATGGCGTACGGCGTCGGGGCGTTCATCGGATCCACTCTGGGTGGCCACTTCGGGGCACACCACCCGTACCCGGCCCTGTTCATCTCAGCAGGCATGACATTCCTGGTTCTCGGAGCCCTCTTCCTGTTCTCCCACTACGCCGTGGTGACAGTGGTCCTGATCTTCCTGCTGGGCCTCTTCGGCATGGCCACCAACCCAATATTGATCGGGAAGGCAGTTGGATATGCCGGGCATGCGCCCACTCTTGCCTCAGCGCTTAGCACTTCAGCATTCAACCTGGGTACGGCCGTGGGGTCGTGGATGGCCGGCTTCGCGCTGGAATCCGCGCTGGGAGCCAGCGGTCCGGTGCTGGTGGGTGCGGGAGTAGCTGCGCTCTACTTCCTGCCGCTCCTGGTGTTGTTTCGGAAGGACCCGCGGGAACGTCGGCCGGAAGAAGATCGCTGA
- a CDS encoding MarR family transcriptional regulator, giving the protein MGTPLPRDPIADAQRNWERHGWGDVAAPMAAITAIMRTQQILLARIETVLKPFGLTFARYELLALLSFARSGALPMNKASALLQVHPTSVTNAVDRLEKAALVARSPHPTDGRTTLIELTAEGRTLAKKATAALNAEVFGKSGFGHDDVDHLIRVLGTFRRDAGDFTEE; this is encoded by the coding sequence ATGGGCACGCCACTCCCCCGCGATCCCATCGCCGACGCCCAGCGCAACTGGGAGCGGCATGGCTGGGGCGACGTCGCCGCGCCCATGGCCGCCATCACCGCGATCATGCGGACGCAGCAGATCCTGCTGGCCCGCATCGAAACGGTCCTCAAACCGTTCGGGCTGACCTTTGCACGCTACGAGCTGCTGGCGCTCCTGAGTTTCGCCCGCAGCGGCGCGCTGCCTATGAACAAGGCCAGCGCGCTCCTGCAGGTACATCCCACCTCGGTGACCAACGCCGTCGACCGCTTGGAAAAAGCCGCTCTGGTGGCACGCTCTCCGCACCCCACCGACGGCCGCACCACCCTGATTGAGCTCACCGCCGAGGGCCGCACCCTCGCCAAGAAGGCGACGGCGGCACTCAACGCGGAGGTTTTCGGCAAGTCAGGCTTCGGGCACGACGACGTCGATCACCTCATCCGCGTGCTGGGCACCTTCCGCAGGGATGCCGGGGACTTCACCGAGGAATAA
- a CDS encoding HNH endonuclease signature motif containing protein — protein sequence MERIGERHTGAAVALGRAPVVVDSVQPGRGTASTVSSDLIEQLRVLEEMKSAISALQARVAVAFDLAQRQEQAEAGVPSSERGQGVGAQVALARRESPNRGSRLLGLAKALVTEMPRTLAALKSGHLNEWRATLLVKETACLSVEDRCAVDEELAPDTGTFAGKGDKAIIAAAKAAAYRRDPRSVVGRASRAAAERTVSLRPAPDTMTYLTALLPVAQGVAIYAALTRAADSARSSGDARGRGQLMADTLTERMTGTPGGISGINLDLVMTDRTLFQGDSEPARLKGYGIVPAEWGRELLGSGQAAHDQDLTVWLRRLYTAPATGELLATDSKARLFAGGLRRFIETRDDTCRTPYCDAPIRHIDHVVPWRAGGKTSLANGAVLCEACNHIKENAGWTTRAVHADVHTLEISTPTGHTYQSKAPPMPGHRPSRT from the coding sequence ATGGAACGAATTGGGGAGAGGCATACGGGCGCAGCAGTGGCGCTCGGGCGCGCTCCCGTCGTTGTGGATTCCGTTCAACCCGGCAGGGGCACAGCCAGCACCGTTAGCAGCGACCTGATCGAACAGTTGCGGGTCCTGGAGGAGATGAAGTCTGCGATCTCCGCTTTGCAGGCGCGGGTTGCTGTGGCGTTTGATCTGGCTCAACGTCAGGAGCAAGCCGAGGCAGGGGTCCCTTCCTCGGAGCGCGGCCAGGGCGTGGGAGCGCAGGTTGCGTTGGCCCGGCGCGAGTCACCAAACCGTGGGTCCCGCCTCCTGGGCTTGGCGAAAGCCCTTGTCACGGAGATGCCCCGCACCTTGGCGGCCCTGAAATCGGGGCACTTGAATGAATGGCGTGCCACGCTTCTTGTTAAGGAAACGGCCTGCCTGTCTGTCGAGGACCGTTGTGCGGTGGATGAGGAGCTCGCGCCCGACACCGGGACTTTTGCGGGCAAGGGCGACAAAGCGATCATTGCTGCCGCGAAAGCTGCCGCATATCGGCGGGATCCGCGGTCGGTAGTCGGGCGTGCCAGCCGTGCTGCCGCCGAACGGACCGTCAGCCTCCGTCCAGCCCCGGACACCATGACGTACCTGACGGCCTTGCTTCCGGTAGCCCAAGGCGTAGCGATCTACGCCGCGCTGACTCGAGCGGCTGATTCGGCCCGTTCCAGCGGGGATGCACGAGGTCGGGGCCAGCTCATGGCCGACACCTTGACCGAACGCATGACGGGCACCCCGGGCGGGATTTCGGGGATCAACCTGGATCTCGTTATGACCGACCGCACCTTGTTCCAAGGTGACAGCGAACCAGCCCGGCTCAAGGGCTACGGAATCGTCCCGGCTGAATGGGGTAGGGAGCTGCTCGGATCGGGGCAGGCAGCCCATGACCAGGACCTCACCGTTTGGCTTCGCCGGCTCTACACGGCTCCAGCTACGGGAGAGCTCCTTGCCACCGATTCCAAGGCCCGGCTCTTTGCAGGTGGGCTCCGGCGCTTCATCGAAACCCGAGACGACACGTGCCGAACGCCGTATTGTGATGCGCCTATCCGGCATATTGACCATGTGGTTCCGTGGCGCGCCGGAGGGAAGACCAGCTTGGCTAACGGCGCCGTTTTATGCGAGGCGTGCAACCACATCAAGGAAAACGCCGGCTGGACTACCCGAGCCGTACATGCCGACGTGCACACCTTGGAAATCAGCACGCCCACTGGGCATACCTACCAATCGAAAGCCCCGCCCATGCCCGGGCACCGACCCTCCAGAACATAG